CATGAAGCGTGAGTCAGGACCAATGTGGCGGAGCATCTCATCTGTGATCTTCTCTCCCAGAAAGAATGCAGATGTCCCTGTTACCATTTTCGTTCCAATAGTGTCCTTGGCGCATTGCATGTATTCTTCGTAGGTCGGAATGCGTTCGCCGTGCAACCATTCTGCTTCCTTTAGAAAGGAAGCTACAAAATCTGCCCACTGAAATGAACGCATGCATACGATATATAAGCCTATTGTTGTGCTTGTGAGAGAGCCTATATGGTTCAGGACTTCAATTAGTTCAAAGATATGACATGAGAAATATTCCAATTAAATATGTTTTTAAAAAATCtctcatgtttgaaatatggaAATCTAAATATAAGACAGTTGCAACTGCTGAACTATAACTCATTCCAATGCTTTTTAGTTGATCAGTTGGCCAGACTTGCGTGCTGACCCATTTAAATTGTTAGGACACTAGAAAGTCCAGCAATTTATCGACAGggattttatttaaaaagagaCTTAAGGAGAGTTTTGTTCTTCCGTTAAAGAGAAGGACAGAGGAAAAGGAATTATGTAACCAATCCAAACTAATACGAGACCTCGTTAGCTATAtttcatttcttcttttaaattggCCGAATGACTTCTTAAAAAGGTCGGAAAGAGGTGCGGCCAAAGCCGTTGATGGACCTGGGCTAATGTCATTAGGACTGAATGTCTAATCTTTGGGTTATTGTCCTCCTGCTAGAACTTAGCTTTCAGCATCTAAATTGATTAATTGAGAAAATTCATACTTACCATATGCCTGAATATGGGAAGGATGTCGCGACCCTGAACTCGGTTGGCTTCTGCTGCCAGCTCTAGATAGGTACCGTCTATGCCTTCGAATGCTAGCTTATGTTGAGGAAGATCATTGATAAGAGATGAGTCCCACCTGGCATGGAAGAGAAATTAAGAATGATAGAAAAGGCCTTTAATCCAAACATTCTAAATCGGTTTACAGCCTAATGATTGCACCCTTCCTTCAATTAGAGGAGGTTCCATGTTCAAACTTGTTGGTATAGGTGGCTCTCTGGGTGCTAGAAATGGATAATTGACATCAATCCATGGCATTGATCATGCTTTcctcaaaaataatttttttttaaaaaaaaaaagataaggtaAGATGTTATGCTAATTAAGCTAGTCTCTACGCTGATTGGAACCCAGACATGGGTCGGCTAGAACTAGATTGTGGTTGTTCTGTCAATAGGCACGGAGAAGTTAAGCACTAGAAAAATTCGACAAGGAGGATCGTTTGATAATTTGGTATGGATTTAAAAAATGTTGTGGGAATAATTACACCGGAGGTGAAAATAAAGTGGTGCTTGTTAATTCactatttaaaagaaaaatacgtATAAATCTATGGAACTCAGAATCACCAATAAAAATGCAAGAATGGAATACTATTAGTAGTTATCAAAAGTTTGAATGGAGACATAGACTTCTGAAGTTAGTCATCCTCCCAAACTCTTTGCTTTATAATAGTAGCAAGGTAGGCGATTTGCTTGAGATCCTTATTGACATGAAAATTCCCCCATGTGTTGAACAACTTCTCtgagaaaaacaaaacaatTTGCTAGTGACATTCTCCTAGCAATTGGATACATGCTGAGAAGACCATCCAAAGACCAACTTTGCTAAGCATGAAACATGCTGAGAAATTGGGCTGCCTCCTCCAAATCGAGAACATTTTAGGTTATTGAGTTGGTGTTTCCAATCATTTCATTGAAATggtcggttttttttttttttttttttttttttttgggggggggggatgtATACTTACCTCCTGAAAGCCTCGTTGAAGCGCCGAAGTTCTTGAAGGTCATAGTTTTTGTCATCAAAGAGATCATCAAGAATGGTGATCAAAGCTATACACTTGGTATAGGCTAGccgaaaagatgaaaattgaggTTCATTGATAATTGGTACCACTATAAAGTAACTTTGTATAAGCCTCTTACGTCCACGTTTCATTTCATCAAACCCAAATTGCTGCCACCATCTGCAAAAGTTAACACAGAATATCGAAATATCCATGGCAAAGAGCTACAAGATGAAGATAAAAATATGTGATGATGTCTAGATAAAATCACTAGATCATGATTTTCATTGCTATCTTCCATTTACTTGAGTCAAACACTTGGTGACCGCTCCAAGTTATGAAGGGAGAACCTTCCTTCCAAATACAGGATAGGGCTCAAAATAATATTGTCAAATTAAAAGAATATGTTGTATATGTACTTGATCTTAgcttttctccaagatcttggttATATGTTGCTAGAAAATCACATACACATATACAactctttttatatataattagaTCAGATATATAATTAGTTGggataaattagaaaataaatggACCAGGTATGAATTAGTTGAGACCAATTCTATTACAAATGGGTCAGGCTTAGGTTTATCCTCTTAATTGGCTTGGTGAGTCGATGCAAGGAGAAAATAAATCTTCAAATTCTAGCAATTAGTTTCCAGAATAAGTACAAGTATGGGTGCAAAGAAGTGAATattatatagatatttttagtAACAAAGCATTTAGAAAGCAGGTGCACAATCAAGATTTtgagaaaaattttgaattggatggattattctagatataagATTCCGGCTAGTAAGATTCATTCTCAAATTTCTAAAATTAGTGGCAGCCACATCATATACCATGCTCTATTAGAAGATTGGTTCGGATGATTAGAAAAATtgtataattaatatttaaataaataaataaaatataataaataaaaggtgGAGAATATAGAATGTCTAGGATTTAtctttttttcctcttaaaTTGCTTCTCTCACTTTCATACTTTTTTTGGATGTCCTATTCTACAAaactaatttttaaatttatttcgcttttatttattaatatttataattgataaGTAATGTgctgattgaggatgataggtgAATTTTGGTTTTTACGAAAATAAATAGCTTTAGATTTATTCTTTTGAAATTAATATGAATGGGTTGGGTATGGgttgaggtttttttttttgactcaaCCCCAAGTTGATCTCATCAAGACCTAAGCTGTGAGGATAGAGATATCAGTTGACAGATGCGAATATGGTTAGCAagaaattattattttcatccTATGTCCTAGATCTTAATTAGTTAGCATCccttaaaatatatgacttatCATACTGACCTCTCCAATTCCTCCAGCTCTTGTTGATATAGCTTCTGCAACTTTTTTAAGTCCAACTTTGcaagttttaaatattttcttgTGCTCTCATTTCCTGGCCACAATTGTTTTATAATGCTTCTTGACTCTAATCGTGGCATGAGGCGTTGGCGAGGTAATTCCAATGCAAAATTTACCTAGACAAATCAGATTAAAGCAGATTAGATAAAGCTGAAAAACGTCAAATCCCGGCATttgatattagaatatgatttgAAAATAAGTGTCATGGCCACCTTCTAGTATTTGGCATGTGCATGGAACATGATATTTAATTTGATGTCGTGTACAAATGGTTAAAATATTGCTGCTAGCAGTGCCTAAATTGGACAGGTTCATCATATAGTTGCAATTTCACGTTTCCATAAACATTGCAAAAGTTTGCTTACACACAATCTTCCTCCCTTGCCTTAAGAACAATATTCCAGCGACAGCTTGGGGGTGTCTTACCTCTATCCCAAGGTTGTTGGGCTGCAACAGAGTTGGGTTCCGCTCGGACAAGACGTTAAGGAGTTGGGACCTTGCAAATTCCTGTGCATCTCCCATGATTTTTGATTCAGACGGGAAGCCTGTCTGAGAGCATCTATACAGGTTCAACATAGCTGATATATTGGTTGGTGAATCCACGGAGAAACATTCATAAAAGCTCTTTTTTCCCTCCTCTAAAGCCATAAGAACACCTGCAAATAGATATCGAAGTGGTCAATCTCATTAGTTGAGTTATATGGGCTTATGGGCGTGGAAAAAGAACCAGCATACATCACAGCTAGGCCTGCAAGCAAGCATGCAGTTCGCCGGGACCGGGGTGTGCCCCTCAAGTTCCCATCCAGATATTATTTGAGCAGAGAAAAAAGGCCGCGCGTCAATACCTGCAGAGACTGGGTAGCCATGAAGCCTTAGCAAGCGAAAGGCTAATACTGTGGTTTTTGCATCATTCAACCCATACTTATGATCCCATTGCCTGCAGTTGAAAAACATAATTACGTGCAGAGCTGTTTAGGTAAATACGAGATGACCGCACCTTATATATAGGAGTCTCCAccttcaaaagaaattttgaagaTGTGGTCATGATCTCATGACACAATTGTTTTATTAGATGCCAAATTTCTGTTGATTTAGAGTCTGGTTCATATTTTCCTTCTCTACAGTTGGCTGGGTGGCACTTTATACGCTCATGGCATGAAGTGCGTCTATATATACTAACACGATCGATGCACTTACATGTAGCTTGTGCATAAAATACGTCGGATTTGGTGTTCGAAGTATCTTTGGATTCCAAGCCGTTCCATCAAATCCACCAACATTAGAGCCTCAAAAAGAGCAGCAGTATCCATTAGACAAGTCTCAATGGATGCAAGTTCCACCTCTATTGCACCAATCAGATCCTCCTCTTTTTCCTCTGCCTGCATGAAGCCCTCCTACAAGAGGCTAGGTTGGTAAGATCATGTTCGACAAAAAGCTTTATCTTTATCTTTCTTCTATATAAATGTGAAGATTCAtgcaggcatgtgtttagtcccacatcgattattcgttggatagattttgaatacttatatagaataaaaaaattcaaataatacattTCAGATAGCCTTTCTGATTGAGGTCCTagattattacaaatggtatcagagcgttcATTATTTTGTAGGGCATCCTACTCAGCTGGGTGGGGAGGTGAAACAAGTCTAACCAACAAGAACGCAAGCATCTAGTTTTCACATATCCATATTAGTTATAAGATAAATCATACGTGGGAGTTGAcatatcatattttttaattaataagtATAAACTGGCATGCATCTTGAGGTTTAATAAATCTTGCTCTACAgctagagagatagagagagacctCCGGCTTTAGAAGGGCAAACGGGGAATGGCGCGTGCTTCTTCTCgtgtggagaagctgaggtgaAAGCGAGAGTGACTGACGGAGGTGGCGGCCCGGAGATTCTGGCAGCGATGCCAAAGCAGATGGGCGATGGGTGAGCGAGCGCGGAAGTGATGGAGCATGAGGCCGAGCAAGGGAGCAGGGGAGAGCCATCCTACTCaaaattctttcttttctccgCCTCTGATCTACTCCTGGTATGACTCCAGGTAATGACTTGCTGCCTGCTATATAATGACGAGCGCGGGGTTTAAAGTCTAAACACTCGTCCCTTAAGTGAAAGGGGCTATCATTGCTGATTTTTCTAGTGGAAATGTCTTTCACGTTTTTTTTTGGGACAACCTCAAATTTTCTAAGTTCCGACTTTTCGTCATGCTaagaatttaaaatatttttttttttagtaaatcTGGCATTTCATATGGCTCTTAAACGAAAACAGCAGCccgtcaattaaaaaaaaaaaagaaaacaatacaAATAGTGCTTCTAGCAGTACCTAAATAGGGATAGGTTCATTGTACAGCTGCAATTTCACTTTTCCATAAATACTAGAAAAGTTTGCCTACCGCGGATGTGATGGAGATGGAGCAGGCGGCTGAGCAAATGAGAGAGCCATACTACTCAAAATTCTTTCCTTTCCCTGGCCTCTGATCCACTCGTAGTACGACTCCAGGTATAATGCCTCGCTGGCTGCTATAAGAGGATGGACCTATATGCAAACATGTTAACGTCATTTAAAACATTACCACAACATAAATTCATCTAAGATATGATATTTTGTCTTTGAATCTTCGTCGTTCTAGTCTATGCTCGTGCATATTTTGTCTTTGAATCTTCGTCGTTCCAGTCTATGCTCGTGCATATTTTGTCTTTGAAGCTTCGTCGTTCCAATCTATACTCGTGCATTCTGGCCTTCCAAATCGCACCGCCTTCCATTATCTGCCCGCACCATCAGTCAGTCACTGGGCCCACTGACGGCGTATTCCACACATTCAATCGAAAAGTCTTCTATTTTGAATGCTCAACGAAAAGCCTTTCTTCCGAAAGTTTGGGACACCATTTTGTCTTATACCGTTTGATTCTTAATTTGACCATGACTTTTTAGACTAcggtaaacaaaaaaaataggaaAAGGCCACCCACTTTCTAATATCGCTAAACGCCATTCAGGTTTCTAAGATCTActtactcaaaaaaaaagaaaaaaacaaaaaacaaaaagttttacaagatttaataaatcacaaAGACCTTGTGTTTGGCAAAAACAAAGATTAACGTTAATCTTTGTTATATCTTAGATCCTATTTTGACAGTCCATGCAACAAGACAAGCATCCGTGCAATAATATTGAGAAATTAAAAGAATATGGTGTACATATACATGATTTGACCATTTCTCCGGTGTATGTAGCTAAATTAAATCGCTCACACACACATATCAGGATGCTTATGCATGTTTGTTTTtctcttaatatttttttttttccggagaGATGAGAATAGTGGCAAAAATACCCCTTCGAACCTAAATTCTCTCCCTGTCTACACCATGAGAAGAGTCGCAATTTTTATCTGCATTCACTAATCCATCAAAACTCATCCAAAataatggatttttttttaaatagataaTATAAGTTAGTCAAGATCAATTAGaatataaatcaaatggtaTGAATTAGTTAAGACCAATTCTATTAGAAATGGATCGGGTATAGATTTAGCCTGTCGCCCTGAAGGGTCAATGCAGGTATAATATAAATCTTTAAAATCTATCTTTTAATTGCTAAGATCAAGAGTGGGTACAAGTACTAGTGCAAAGAAATGCATATTTAGAGATATTTTTAGTGATCAAGCATTTAGAAAGCAAGTGTAGAATGAagatttgagaaaaaaatttaattggaTGGGTTGTTCTAGATAAAACATTCTGGTTAAGCCAGATTCATTATTAAATCTCTAAAAAAAAGTGATAGCTACATCATATACCATGCTTTATAAAGATTGTTCATTTGACTAGAAAAGTTGCATAACTAACcgttaagaaaataaataagatataataaaaagaaagaggagagtgTAGCATGTTTTGGAATTATCGCTTTTTCCACTTAAATTTTGTCCCCCACTTTCTTACTTTGTTTGGATCGGCCATTCTAAATACCTTATTTTTAAGattattttgcttttatttatttttataaatatagataAGTAACATGCTATTTGAGGTTGATAGGTAGGTATGGGCTTTTATGAAATAAATAGGTTGCATATGGATTTGTTCTTTTGGAATTAATTATGATTGGTCTGGTTATGGGTTGAGGTTCTTAACTCAAccccaaattgatttgatccAAACCTGACCTAAGCTAGCTCAATGCCAGCCATAATTATAGGGATAGTGGTGTCAATTAATGTATGCAAATATGCTCAGCAAACAATTATTGTTTTCATCCAATGGCCTTAAATCTTAATTAGTTGACAACCATTAAAACATATTACTTATCATACTAACCTCTCAAATTCCTTCAGTTCTTGTTGATATAGCTTCTGCGACTTTTGAAAGTCTAACTTTGcaagttttaaatattttcttgTACTCTCATTTCCTGGCCACAATTGTCTTATGATGCTTCTTGTCTCTAATCTAGGCAGGACGCATTGGCAGAAAAAATTCAATGCAAAATTTACCTACACAAATCAGAATTAAAGCAATTTACGTAAAGCTAAAAGACTTGAAATGCTTGCATTTCATGTTAGAATGTGACTTGAAAATAAGTGTCCTGGACAGCTTGCTAGTATTTGTTATGTGTATAAGTGTATTGTGACTACTGGGCCTGGGCCGCCAGATGGGCTGACCTGGACCAAGGTCGGCAGCCCATCTGGAGGTCACCACCTCCTACAGTCCTACTTCGGGGAGGTACAGCTGCCGGCGA
Above is a genomic segment from Phoenix dactylifera cultivar Barhee BC4 unplaced genomic scaffold, palm_55x_up_171113_PBpolish2nd_filt_p 000283F, whole genome shotgun sequence containing:
- the LOC113463006 gene encoding bifunctional levopimaradiene synthase, chloroplastic-like, yielding MALPCSLARPHAPSLPRSLTHRPSALASLPESPGRHLRQSLSLSPQLLHTRRSTRHSPFALLKPEEGFMQAEEKEEDLIGAIEVELASIETCLMDTAALFEALMLVDLMERLGIQRYFEHQIRRILCTSYMQWDHKYGLNDAKTTVLAFRLLRLHGYPVSAGVLMALEEGKKSFYECFSVDSPTNISAMLNLYRCSQTGFPSESKIMGDAQEFARSQLLNVLSERNPTLLQPNNLGIEVNFALELPRQRLMPRLESRSIIKQLWPGNESTRKYLKLAKLDLKKLQKLYQQELEELERWWQQFGFDEMKRGRKRLIQSYFIVVPIINEPQFSSFRLAYTKCIALITILDDLFDDKNYDLQELRRFNEAFRRWDSSLINDLPQHKLAFEGIDGTYLELAAEANRVQGRDILPIFRHMWADFVASFLKEAEWLHGERIPTYEEYMQCAKDTIGTKMVTGTSAFFLGEKITDEMLRHIGPDSRFMHLVSVVCRLSNDLASSSRELEEGKLATGVGCYMRDHPGCTQVEAMVGLTSVIELACQELEWELYRSRAVAPEFCSRAVLGNARGARLLYRRVDGYTNPDEELMKLSQDFMFNPLE